Proteins from a genomic interval of Candidatus Curtissbacteria bacterium:
- a CDS encoding PQQ-dependent sugar dehydrogenase — protein sequence MAKLKFILPILLLILFTFIFYKQSDKNVQAATQVNFEDEVVFSGLTNPMTLRFSPDGRIFVAEKSGIIKVFDNLTDTTPAVFADLSANVHNFWDRGLMSMVLDPNFPTKPYIYVLYAYDAPIGGTPPTWGDACPTPPGATTDGCVVSGRLSRLQANGNTMTGTEQVLVEDWCQQYPSHSLGSLAFGADGALYASGGDGASFTFADYGQDGNPVNPCGDPPGVAGTALTPPTAEGGALRSQDLRTNGDPTSLDGSIIRINPDTGEALPDNPLFNNPDPKAKRIISYGLRNPFRIVMRPGTNEIWLGDVGWETWEEINRVANPTDATVENFGWPCYEGNGRQPGYDALNLNICENLYSANAVTPPVFTYNHNNKVVPTETCTIGSSSLAGVAFEFYEGSAYPDKYDGSLFFADFSRNCIWAMLKGTNGLPSPQNIEPFVEQAARPVDLQISPQGELFYVNFDGQIRRVKYVGNTPPPPPPPSGGTAPTDGLVAYWPFSEGSGTTTVNTAGSGNLGTVNGATWTTGKVGGGLSFNGTSNNVTVSSAANIPTGNSNYTISAWVNPNAIGVNGIIGWGNYTTNQVTALKIGNDSTCPSTVHIISNYWWTWSNEAKLCAPSLTNGSWHHVAASYDGTNRYIYLDGNLVKTQPSTNHAVPNPFPRFTIGDTCPDTWCGHQYFNGLIDEVRIYNRKLTDAEIVNTMNDGTAAPTPTPTPTPPPPPNEQPTATIDNPTSLNTWKVGDVISFSGSATDPEDGDLPASALTWTLLMQHCPSNCHTHTIQTFSGASSGSFSAPDHEYPSHLELQLTAKDSQGLESSASVALQPKTVALTLQTALTGLTLGFNSGTTAAPFTRTVIEGSNNSISAPSPQTMGGRTYTFASWSDSGAASHNITASTNAAYTATFNDTTPPPPTTGNGLSAIYYNNMDFTGTTFSRIDPTINFTWGSGSPHSSIANQTFSTRWTGFIVPQFTQTYRFYTRTDDGTRLWVNNQQIINRWVDQAATEVSGTITLTAGQRYSIRMDFYENGGAATAQLRWSSPSQAKQIIPQSRLFSQ from the coding sequence GTGGCAAAACTCAAATTCATTTTACCAATCCTCCTCCTGATCCTTTTTACTTTCATCTTTTATAAGCAGTCTGACAAAAACGTCCAAGCAGCAACACAGGTAAACTTTGAAGATGAGGTAGTCTTTAGCGGTCTCACAAACCCTATGACACTCCGCTTTTCCCCGGACGGTCGAATATTTGTCGCGGAAAAAAGCGGCATAATTAAAGTCTTCGACAACTTAACCGACACAACCCCCGCAGTTTTCGCGGATCTCAGCGCTAATGTTCACAATTTTTGGGACAGAGGCCTAATGTCAATGGTGCTGGATCCAAATTTCCCCACCAAACCATATATTTACGTACTTTACGCATACGACGCCCCTATTGGCGGAACCCCACCCACATGGGGCGATGCCTGTCCCACACCTCCGGGCGCCACCACAGATGGCTGTGTCGTCAGCGGCCGTCTTTCGAGACTCCAAGCAAACGGCAACACTATGACAGGCACAGAGCAAGTTCTCGTTGAAGACTGGTGCCAGCAGTATCCAAGTCATTCCCTTGGTTCCTTAGCATTCGGAGCCGACGGCGCGCTTTACGCAAGTGGAGGCGATGGCGCGAGTTTTACTTTTGCTGATTATGGTCAGGACGGAAACCCTGTTAATCCTTGTGGTGACCCACCAGGCGTAGCAGGTACAGCACTCACACCGCCTACCGCAGAAGGTGGAGCTCTAAGAAGTCAAGACTTAAGGACCAACGGCGATCCTACAAGTCTCGATGGATCAATCATCCGTATTAATCCGGACACAGGCGAAGCATTACCCGATAATCCTCTCTTCAATAACCCTGATCCAAAAGCCAAAAGAATAATCTCTTATGGTTTAAGGAACCCTTTTAGAATAGTCATGCGTCCCGGTACGAACGAAATATGGTTGGGAGATGTAGGTTGGGAAACATGGGAGGAGATAAACAGGGTAGCAAATCCGACAGACGCAACCGTCGAAAACTTCGGTTGGCCATGTTATGAAGGCAACGGTCGTCAGCCCGGTTACGATGCATTGAATTTAAATATTTGTGAGAATTTATATTCAGCAAATGCTGTCACACCACCTGTATTCACTTACAACCACAACAACAAAGTCGTACCCACAGAAACATGTACCATAGGAAGCTCCTCTTTAGCGGGAGTCGCCTTCGAATTTTACGAAGGTAGCGCGTACCCCGACAAATATGACGGCTCGCTGTTTTTTGCCGACTTTTCCCGAAACTGCATTTGGGCTATGTTGAAAGGAACAAACGGTTTACCAAGCCCTCAAAACATTGAACCCTTTGTCGAACAAGCAGCCAGGCCGGTTGATCTGCAAATATCTCCCCAAGGGGAGCTTTTCTATGTTAATTTTGACGGGCAGATTAGAAGAGTAAAATATGTTGGCAATACTCCTCCGCCTCCACCACCACCCTCAGGCGGTACTGCACCAACCGATGGTCTTGTTGCTTACTGGCCGTTTTCTGAAGGTTCGGGCACCACAACCGTAAACACAGCCGGCAGCGGTAACCTCGGCACTGTAAACGGCGCGACCTGGACTACGGGAAAAGTAGGAGGAGGACTTAGCTTTAATGGAACCAGCAATAACGTCACCGTTTCCAGCGCGGCAAACATACCAACAGGCAACTCCAATTACACTATTAGTGCCTGGGTAAACCCAAACGCCATTGGAGTCAACGGCATTATCGGCTGGGGTAATTACACAACCAATCAGGTAACCGCGCTTAAAATTGGAAATGATTCCACATGTCCAAGTACGGTCCACATAATTTCTAATTACTGGTGGACATGGTCCAACGAAGCAAAATTGTGCGCCCCAAGCCTCACAAACGGCTCTTGGCATCACGTTGCAGCATCTTACGATGGAACAAACAGGTATATCTATCTCGACGGTAATCTTGTTAAAACCCAGCCATCCACAAATCACGCAGTTCCAAATCCTTTTCCAAGATTCACAATCGGAGATACATGTCCTGACACCTGGTGCGGCCATCAATATTTCAATGGTCTAATCGACGAGGTTAGAATCTACAACAGAAAATTGACCGACGCGGAAATAGTAAACACGATGAATGATGGAACCGCCGCGCCAACTCCTACACCCACACCTACACCTCCTCCTCCGCCCAACGAACAACCAACTGCAACAATCGACAATCCGACATCCTTAAATACCTGGAAAGTGGGAGACGTCATTAGCTTTTCAGGATCGGCAACAGATCCCGAGGACGGAGATCTACCGGCATCGGCCTTAACCTGGACCCTCCTTATGCAGCACTGTCCTTCTAACTGTCACACCCATACAATTCAAACTTTTAGCGGCGCAAGCAGTGGTTCATTCAGCGCCCCGGACCACGAATACCCATCACACCTTGAACTACAACTGACTGCAAAAGATTCCCAAGGACTTGAAAGTTCGGCATCCGTTGCTCTCCAACCAAAAACAGTAGCGCTTACTCTGCAGACTGCTCTTACTGGTTTGACTCTTGGGTTCAACAGCGGCACGACCGCAGCACCATTTACTCGTACAGTAATAGAAGGATCGAATAACTCCATTAGCGCCCCTTCTCCTCAAACAATGGGTGGCAGAACTTATACCTTTGCTTCCTGGTCAGACAGCGGCGCCGCGAGTCACAATATAACTGCATCCACAAACGCGGCTTATACCGCTACTTTTAACGACACGACACCCCCACCACCAACCACCGGCAACGGACTTTCCGCTATTTATTACAACAACATGGATTTTACGGGAACCACTTTTTCAAGAATTGATCCGACTATTAACTTTACTTGGGGAAGCGGTTCTCCTCATTCATCAATAGCCAACCAGACCTTCTCAACCAGATGGACCGGTTTTATAGTCCCTCAATTCACGCAAACTTACAGGTTCTATACAAGAACCGATGACGGAACAAGACTCTGGGTCAATAATCAACAAATAATCAACAGGTGGGTCGATCAAGCGGCAACAGAAGTTTC
- a CDS encoding metal-dependent hydrolase, giving the protein MTGRTHDLAAFTALSLVILNTPLPPISLATGLCALGANFIGGLAPDLDQPTADLWRRLPAGSVIGRLVSPIMGSHRFISHSILGVVLFGFVLNALLKWMGTFVLVDMGLVWSAFMIGFVSHLIMDTLTRDGVPWFFPIPVRLGFPPISALRMKTGGYLEKYVVFPGLLIFNGYWFSHHYHFYVEFLRRFF; this is encoded by the coding sequence ATGACTGGAAGAACGCATGATTTAGCGGCGTTTACCGCTTTGTCTCTCGTCATTTTAAATACTCCCCTACCTCCAATTTCTCTGGCAACCGGATTATGTGCGCTAGGGGCTAATTTTATAGGTGGGCTTGCGCCGGACCTGGATCAGCCGACCGCTGATTTATGGAGAAGACTGCCAGCCGGGTCTGTTATTGGCAGATTAGTTTCGCCAATTATGGGAAGCCACAGATTTATTTCACATTCAATATTAGGAGTTGTCCTGTTTGGATTTGTCTTGAATGCTCTTCTGAAATGGATGGGAACTTTTGTGCTCGTTGATATGGGGCTAGTTTGGAGCGCTTTTATGATAGGTTTTGTGTCGCATTTAATTATGGACACGCTGACGAGGGATGGTGTGCCTTGGTTCTTTCCCATTCCTGTAAGACTAGGATTCCCGCCGATTAGCGCGCTTCGAATGAAGACGGGTGGCTATTTGGAAAAATACGTCGTGTTTCCGGGGCTTCTAATATTTAATGGCTACTGGTTTTCGCACCACTACCACTTTTATGTGGAGTTCTTGAGGAGATTCTTCTAG
- a CDS encoding Fic family protein, which yields MFQPKFSYTPKMINTLASIERLYGRLLGEKLVPSLALKLSQENQILATHHSTSIEGNPLTPRDVTNIILGDQIPTTKSETEVKNYFATLNKSFVLAKKRVPITIDLTEDLHAELMRGLIRDGAGKFRDGPVFVGHKTKVEIVVKHNPPFHSAAEIKGALDEVYDWTNEEDDLHPLIKAGVMHHEFAYIHPFFDGNGRLARILTAYFLLLKQYEVVRFFILDDYYDIDRQQYSDTLHTADSGDKTKWLEYFLEGIGYSLQAALARIEGFRRDSVDEVAGEKRVLVSAREEDVLQIIIDKKAVRTSDIQEVLDVTRQQAHALLASLVKKGLLKKFGKTKTSYYKLISPKKQEETSL from the coding sequence ATGTTTCAACCTAAATTTAGCTACACTCCAAAAATGATAAATACTCTCGCTTCTATCGAGAGGCTTTACGGTCGGCTTCTTGGAGAAAAGCTCGTGCCCTCTTTGGCGTTGAAGCTTTCTCAGGAAAATCAGATTCTTGCGACTCACCATTCAACGAGTATTGAGGGTAATCCCCTAACGCCTCGTGATGTGACGAACATCATCCTTGGTGATCAGATTCCGACTACAAAATCGGAAACGGAAGTTAAAAATTACTTTGCGACTTTAAATAAATCGTTCGTGCTTGCCAAGAAGCGGGTTCCCATAACAATTGATTTAACAGAAGATCTGCACGCGGAACTAATGCGGGGCTTAATAAGAGACGGAGCGGGAAAGTTTCGAGACGGCCCTGTTTTTGTCGGTCATAAAACCAAAGTTGAAATTGTTGTTAAACACAATCCGCCTTTTCACTCGGCCGCGGAGATTAAAGGCGCATTAGACGAAGTTTACGACTGGACAAATGAAGAAGACGATTTACATCCTCTTATCAAGGCCGGCGTTATGCATCATGAATTTGCCTATATCCACCCGTTTTTTGACGGTAACGGGAGGCTGGCGAGGATTTTGACTGCTTACTTTCTGCTTTTGAAGCAATATGAGGTCGTACGGTTTTTTATTCTGGACGATTATTACGACATTGACAGGCAGCAATATTCGGACACGTTGCATACGGCAGACAGTGGAGACAAAACAAAGTGGCTGGAATATTTTCTGGAAGGAATTGGCTATTCTTTGCAGGCTGCTTTAGCGCGAATTGAAGGCTTTAGACGAGATTCGGTCGATGAAGTTGCGGGAGAAAAGAGGGTTTTGGTTAGCGCGCGGGAAGAAGACGTTTTGCAAATTATTATCGACAAGAAAGCAGTTAGAACTTCCGACATTCAAGAGGTGCTGGATGTAACAAGACAGCAGGCTCACGCGCTTCTGGCATCTTTGGTCAAAAAGGGTTTGCTTAAAAAGTTTGGAAAGACCAAAACGAGTTACTACAAACTAATTTCTCCCAAAAAGCAGGAGGAGACCAGTCTTTGA